TTCTCCAATGGTAATGCATCTCAGATCTTCTGCACCAGTTATCCTTCCcttgtttttattaatttgctGCTTTGGAATGGCATCTCCTCATTACTTCAACTCACCTAGCTAGTAGCTATATGTTTATATCTTTCACACACTCAATAATAAGGCGTACATCTTCAGCTAACAAACAATTCATCACAATTTTATACACGTTTAAATGTATATTTGTACAAACTCAAAGTTGGAGAGCGTAGATGTCAATTGAAGTCAAGTTAATTAAAggacatatttatttatttatgccaTTATAAAAACATGTACATGTTCGATTGAATGCTAAGTGACACTACTTCTACCTAATTAATGATATGAAAACTACCAACACAGGTTATAATAGAACGATAAGTATTCCTTCATTTTTAACCAGCGGTTTCAAATTTGATTCCCCTATATACAAGTCTCTTTATTAGGGAGTGGATGTGGGTACCCAACACTCAACACCGCGTACcgaatgaaaaataataaaaacaaatatgaaaCTGGAGTTAATGAAAGAAATGTAAAGGCAATTGGTGTAATCCTGAACATGATAGCGTTCTATCGTTGGCGGctgtaaataaaaaatgtcgTTAAACTATTTTTAAGGTTAAGTGGTAGAATATAATTGACGCCAACACTACTAACTGCTGAAAAATCAACATATGTTAATGTTAAATTGCCAGAAAATTTGGTTAAAATTTgatcagaaaattaaaaaaaattataatatttttttattttaaaataaactgattttttttccattttttagttaaaaggctaaaaatattttaaaaagtaaaataacatagataaaatattattttgaccaaaaagatttttccataGGTAAAATACCATTCTAgtcaaattttctggccaaaacgATTTTTCATTggcattaaatatttttcaaaataagtaccAGTAGGCAGTAACAATCTTTTTATTTGATGCAtatttcaaaaaaggaaaagaaaagaaaatctatGATTTAGCATTAATTAATGGCAAAATAATTCTACTATTAGAAACAAGTGATCACAAATCTTTTTAGTCCTATTATTCTAGTATTGATTATGAAATgatcaaaattaagaaatttagaGCTGGATCTTGGGAAAATCAAatacaagtaaaaaaataagtaaaaattgtACGGGTCAGAGATATTATAAAGGGAACTAAGTAACCCGGCCCATAACTCTCTTTTGCCGCAGTTCGTGCTTGTCAAGTAAAATATGCATATCTATCAAGTTCTctacttaattttatttttctctctctaaaacagTTTTTGCCCATCTTTCAAACTCCTCCTCCCAAAAATCTTTACCTTCTTATTAGGGTTTACTTAAAAAAAAGACTTGGTTATTGATATGTATGTGTTTGGTTCTACTAATCGAAAATCTTAGAGTAAAGTTGTTGCTTAAGATCTAGAAATCTGAAGAAAAGGGCCGGCGGGTATGCAATCAGATTATGAAATGGCTGGGATCCATCATGAGAGAAACCAACAGTCAGCACAAATGGAAGAGCAGCATAGATTCATGGTGGAAAATAATGCTTCAACTTCCTCGCCATTTTACACAATAAACCCAAACTATCACTTCCCTCAGCCTCATCCTCATCCTCTTCTCCAACAAATCAACAATTTGCCGATTACTCAACAGTTTTTCCAGTATCAACATCCTCATTACAGATCCATGTCCATGTTAGAGCAGCAACAAGAAGAAATAAGGCTAGACCACTCTCAGACGGCGGAATTAGTGCAAGGTTCATTTTTTCCTGTAAGTGAAGGACAAGAAGATGCTTTGATTCGTGGGAGTGAGCGATACTGTACACAGCCTCGacaaacttgtttagctgtgtGGCAAAACCAAGAAGATTCTGCTATTATTAAACAACCTTTTTGGTAATCTATTCTGCACTCAATCACATGTAAATTATAATTACCTTCTCCCGTACACCCTCTATTAATTAATGACCCTACTAGCTactctattattatttatttatttatttattttaatttgggttTGTAGGAAAGAATTTTCAAATGGGAATGCAACTGAGAGAAACAAACAAGATGAAGATCAAGAAATGTATCGATCTGAAGAAAATAAACCTAGAGTAGTATTCGGAGAGTTGGAAGCTATTTATGGTGACGATATTCATCGAATTGCATCTGAATCTGTTCTCACAACGAACCACAATGTCTCTTTTCCTGATCAATTGGTTCTGAATGATTCAAATCAAGCCATGGCTACTGAAATCGataataatactaaaaataatattggaTCAGAAAGTGCATCCGTTGGAGGAAGAGAAGTAGAAGCACTTCATAAAAGGAAGAGAGCAAGAGAATCCATGTCAAGATTTTTCAAATCCTTAGTGAATAAACTCGCGAAACAACAAGAGGATCTACAAAGGAGTTTCATGGAAACGATTGAGAGATTAGatcaagaaagaaaagaaagagaacaaGTGTGGAGAGAAGGAGAATTGGCAAAGCTTCAAAAAGAAGAAGCTGCTAGAGCCCATGAAAGAATTTTAGCTTCGAGTAGAGAATCTGCTCTTGTTTCTTGCTTGGAAAAACTCACTGGTCAGAAGATCAATTTTCAACCATTCAAGATCAAGGAAGAACAAAATCATTCTAGTTTAGTGAAATTCATGAAGCGATGGCCTCAAGCTGAAGTTGACGCCTTAATTCAGATTAGAACTAATTTGGAATCCAAGTTTGCTACTACTCCAAAAGGGCTACTTTGGGAAGAAGTAAGTAACTCAATGTCGTTAATGGGATTTCAGAGAAATGCCAGAAGATGCAAAGAGAAGTGGGAGAATATGCATAAGTGTACTAGTgtcaagagaagaaaagaaatcacCAGGGAACAGTTGAATAGTGACTTTCTAAATCAAGGAATTCATGATAAAGATGAAAATGGAAGTAAGAAAGAAGATATGGAAGAATAATGAAGGATACAAGAGAATGAATGAGATAGCCAAGCTATAAGTTCCTTTCAGGtggaagcttttttttttttttctcttttctgatCATTTCTTTTTATGTGTACTGCTATTTGTTCATCCTGTCATTTCCTTTTCTTCCAACACTGATATGAATTTTCATGTCCTTTTTGATGTATTTATTTCATAGTGCTTTAAAGTCTCAAGTATTGTGTAGGGCATACCAACACAACTTTAATTTGTCCCAAAAGATATCCAAAACATGGTGTCTTGTGTAATTAGCACATACTTGAACTAGTTCAACttcatttcttttcatttttaactcGTCAAACTTTGGTGCAACAATTATGgattaaaagaaaacaatacTCGTGACATGAAAACCGAGGAAATGAATGATGGTTGGGGAAACATTATGAATGTTTAACATGACAAACAGCTTGTCACACACTATCTCTCCCAATTTTTTAAGATGCTTgagattcaaacttttaaatttttttcatgaattcGGACATAGAAATTTTACATCttttagataaaatttaaacacttgaaactatgtaaaaaatatattttttaaaaagaatgacatacTTTGATTtaacacggagtttaagaaaaaaagaagattttccatcctaaattaaaaattaaaattatgtcaaatgtatcaaaatgtcttTCAATCTtatggtcctaaattaaagttatgtcaaatgtaccaaaatgctttttaatcttgtggctaccaaaaaaaggaaatggtcattcttttttaaacatacTAGAAAAGAAAGTAGGTCATTCTATTTTAAATAGAGGAagtaataattaacaacttaaaatatttaaaagacataaaaaaaacttccgatcaaagaaaaatttgcttaactctcaaaattcaaTTTGTATCACAGATGGACCATTTCAGTTTGTTTgtcctagtttgacttgacatgaaTATATGcagaatgtatcaaaatatattttttaaaatataacggTTTTAAACATGTAATGTGGAAagtggaaataaaaaaaattgtacaaaagagaaatacacattttatttcgacggactaaaaatgaaagtaagACAAAATTAAAACACATATACATGGTAGAATAAAAATTCTTTACCGTAGGTTAAATCTCTATTATAAAATACATTGAGGGGTattctttttcctatatttATATCCTACATTTTCAACTATATTTTACTTTAGTACCAGGTGAGCATATTCGCAATGCGAGATTGAGGTATGCATTAAATATAAACTATATAGTacatttatttcattcaataAGGTGGTCTACTGTCAACGaccaaacaatttttttgatatgcttttctttttttgttctttttagctGTTGTATCCCTCTTTCCATTCTTTGAACATAGTTATATTGGCTTGGACACATGGGTGGAGTAATTTTAGGCAAATGATAATTTGGTGAataatttttgtcaaaaaattatattatatatataaatattaaacgTCAGTTATTACgaatgtatatttaattatgcACATTCTTAATAGAAGGCGAATCTAGAATTTAAGCGCAATGGGAGCACCATCAATCTTATTCACCTTAATTATTATAACATTCTTATTAACAATTGTTGGGTTTAGTCTGTTATCTCCTGTATCCAGGTTAGtaaaaaatacagaaacagaaaaaagatgaaattgacagaatgatttttaatccgagtccacagaaatcactgtgtttccttaagaaatttaatcccctcactgtacccgaggttgcagattaattccttccaagataaaacagattaacctgttaaagaagtagaggtacctcaaacttcaataacttcagcgaatGCAAGAACAGCAAtaagagcacacacagacttagtcgatcgacaattttatttatgtaagaaaatgtatgcagagaggaaaattttcagtgtttgaaaaaacgaaaaagacctcttatttatagccatttgcagcaaggaacACGTCTGTTCAAAAACGTATTTTTCAGAACATTGTGtcctttgggaaaagtaacgacttttcggaaggattaccgtttgggaaaagtaatgactttttggaaggattatcgttacacgtgaatttcaaataaattcagttgcgccaaattaattttgttatttaattaacattatgaattaatttataaaagaaaagaaatgatttaacaaaattgttaaataaattttgtccaaaaatattatcaatcaatcacattatttgccaaatccaaatccaaagccGAGGTCGAAGCCGAGCGAGCGatgacgacggcgcgagggggcaccttcttcttaaccctttaagaactaaaggaagtgtttcctaatataaggacaacaatttcctttcttctaccaatatggtaaaaatgacctttcatttgcacttttgcaatgacttttcattttccctccaaaattggttcccccactttcattggttcttccactttccattttctttttttattttccattcacaccttgctaaacctaacaatcccccacatgaatggagaatgactattgttaaaacatatgcatgaaaaacttgtgtgtctcgtaagtaagggttaatcgcatctggataagtaggtttccctttaaactttccatagtgaacatataacggatatactcggtcaatcggtagatttgatatctttgaacatTCGAGCTTTAGTGTATACCTaaacaacataagtcacacaatcaacccttgaactgtttttggttcttattgttttgttcgtttcagccatgaacacatcTCGGTTAATAAGTGCTTAGAGAAATGGCCTTACCGGATTttccttgaagcggcttacacttcacacttacataggtggtttctaactgtgttatcccgtagatacactatttgatataccctgtatcaaacttagaaaccattaaaaagtccttatgcctttatcctggttactgaacattgtctcatcatgagaatggaccatcaaatatgttttaacaatgttgaaccgtcatctatgactttgtttgatctccttgaacctagatcttgggatctccagtcttctaggtagagttactgTCACGATGACTTGTTTTCGGCCATGGTCCCATTCCCGTCGATGAGctctcaactccctctctagttaggccttttgtaagtggatccgacacattatcctttgactttacatagtcaattgtgataattccactagagagtagttgtctAACAAAGTTATGTCTTCATCTCATGTGACGAGACTTCCCGTTATACATAACACTTTCAGCCCTTCCTATTGTAGCTTGACTATCGCAGTGTATGCATATATGGGCAattggtttgggccaaaacggaatatcttctaagaaattccggagccattcagcttcttcacctACCTTGTCTAAGGCGATGAATTCTGACTCCGTTGTTGAGCGagctatacatgtttgtttggatgatttccaagatattgctcctccaccaatagtgaaaacatatccactcgtggattttgtTTCGGTTGACCCagtaatccaatttgcatcactatatccttcaagaactgctagatatttgttgtaatgcaaaacatagttttgagtatcttttaagtaccccaaaactctcttcattgccaaccaatgattttgattgggattacttgtgtatcgactcagtttacttataGCGCAGGCTATGTCTGGTCGTGtacaattcatgacatacatcaaacttcccaatAGTCTGGCGTAATCCAATTGAGACtgactttcacctttattcttagcaagattAAGGTTCACATCAATTGGGGTTTTTGccatttttaaattcaaatacttgaacttttcaagtaccttttgaatataatgagattgagacaaCGCTAGaccgttaggagttttgtgaatCTTTATTCCCAATATCAAATCAGCTACtcctagatctttcatatcaaacttactagCAAGCATACGCTTAGTAGCTTTTATATTGGCAATGTCCTTGCTCATTATcagcatgtcatccacatataggcATACAATGACTTCCTGACTCgtagtgtctttaatgtaaacacatttatcacactcattgatcttaaatccatttgacaacatggtttgatcaaactttgcatgccattgtttcggtgcttgttttagtccataaagtgacttaacaagtttgcatactttcttttctttgccgGGAACTACGAAGCCCTCAGGCTGTTCCATGTagatttcttcctccaactctccatttaagaatgcggttttcacatccatttgatggatttcaagaccgtatactgcagctagggcaattaacatccgaattgatgtaatcctagtcactggcgagtatgtgtcaaaataatcaagaccttCTTTCTGTCTAAAGCTTTTGATAACAAGTCTTGCttcaatagttccatcatctttcatcttctttttgaagatccattttgaacccaaaggtttgttccctggaggaagatcaaccaactcccaggtatgattgcttaagattgattcaatctcactattgacaacCTTCTTCCAAGAGGTTGAGTCGCTAGACAACATCGCTTCcttgaatgtttgaggctcactttcaaaaaggaatgttacaaaatcagatCCAAATGAAGTAGCTGTCCTTTGACGTTTACTGCACCTTGGACTCTCTTCATTagtttcattctcttttggttcttctcgAGGTTGTTTAGACCCCCCACTAGATAACTCAAGTCTAGTTTTATACGGATAGATATGTTCAAAAAATTCAGCATTATCTGATTCCATTACCATATTATCATGAATATACGGATgttcggacttatgaaccaaaaatcgacATGCCTAACTATTTGTTgcatatccaatgaatacacaatccacagtcttaggccctattttcaccctcttaggtATAGGAACCTGGACCTTGgcaagacacccccacactttgaaatatttcaagttgggttttctacctttccatttctcatatggaataacatGTGTCTTCGTATGAGGCACTTTATTGAGTATTCGATTTGCCGTAAGGATAGCCTCCCccccacaagttttgtggtaaacctgaacttataagtgggcattcatcatttcctttaaagttcGATTTTTTCTTTCTGTAATTTCATTAGATTGTGGAGAGTAAGgagcagtagtttgatggattattccattttccaaacatatttctgcaaatggagattcatattctccacctctatcacttctgatcattttgatctttctatccaactgattttcaacttcagttttatattgcctaaatgcatctattgtttcatccttatcatttagcaaatagacataacaatatctagtgcaatcgtcaataaaagttatgaaatactttttcccaccacgtgttggtgttgacttcatgtcacaaatgtcagGGTGCATTAGTTCTAAGGGATATGAATTCCTTGcaacagatttataaggatgcttagcatacttagattcaacgcaaacttgacattttgatttattgcactcaaatttaggcaaaatatttaagttaatcAGCTTTCGCAAGGTTTTGTTATTAACGTGTCCCAAATGTTCATGCCATAAACAtttagactcaagcaagtaagaagaagcagaatctttattcatatcaactgcaattacattgagtttaaaaaggccctcagtgaggtaacattttcctacatacatctcattcttacttactacaacattatcagaaacaaatacacatttgaatccatTCTTAGTCAGAACTGGTATAGAAACTAGGTTCTTTCGCAATTCCAGAACATACGAGACCCTGTTCAAAGTCACCACCTTGCCTGATGTCATCTTTAGGAGGATCTTGCCAGTTCCTTCCACCTTTGCAACAGCGAAATTTGCCATAAACAACTTCTCGTCTGCAGGTGCTGgagta
This genomic stretch from Solanum stenotomum isolate F172 chromosome 10, ASM1918654v1, whole genome shotgun sequence harbors:
- the LOC125842050 gene encoding trihelix transcription factor DF1-like, with product MQSDYEMAGIHHERNQQSAQMEEQHRFMVENNASTSSPFYTINPNYHFPQPHPHPLLQQINNLPITQQFFQYQHPHYRSMSMLEQQQEEIRLDHSQTAELVQGSFFPVSEGQEDALIRGSERYCTQPRQTCLAVWQNQEDSAIIKQPFWKEFSNGNATERNKQDEDQEMYRSEENKPRVVFGELEAIYGDDIHRIASESVLTTNHNVSFPDQLVLNDSNQAMATEIDNNTKNNIGSESASVGGREVEALHKRKRARESMSRFFKSLVNKLAKQQEDLQRSFMETIERLDQERKEREQVWREGELAKLQKEEAARAHERILASSRESALVSCLEKLTGQKINFQPFKIKEEQNHSSLVKFMKRWPQAEVDALIQIRTNLESKFATTPKGLLWEEVSNSMSLMGFQRNARRCKEKWENMHKCTSVKRRKEITREQLNSDFLNQGIHDKDENGSKKEDMEE